Part of the Athalia rosae chromosome 2, iyAthRosa1.1, whole genome shotgun sequence genome, aatgagaaattttttaaatcttttctGGCATGTGATATACTGGGATCAACTGTTCGAAGTCGAATCACTTTCCATGCTATCTCTAATGGATTACTATGATTATGCAACAACTCTtgtgcacttttttttttaaacatattTCGCAAACTCCCCATCCAACGATTATACTAGTTTTTTACATGAATTGCGAATTCACTCTCGAAGACTGCAATATCGATATATTCATTCAAATATGTGTGAGATAAATCTAAAGTTTTCTTATATATTCACCTCTAATTTGTAAGCAAGATGTCAAGTCGCTTATGGGAGCTCTGCCCACATATCTCAGAATACCGACCTAGgcatcaaaattaaaaaacatgttttattactttttacaGCGCAATGCTAAGGTTGCAGTTATGGGTGCCAGTGGCGGCATTGGGCAGCCGCTGTCACTACTGCTGAAGCAATCACCCCTTGTCACTGAGCTCTCTCTTTATGACATTGTAAATACTCCCGGTGTCGCTGCCGATCTCTCTCACATTGAAACCCCTGCCAAAGTCAAGGCTTTCAATGGACCCGATCAACTCAAAGATTCTCTTCGAGGAGCTCAGGTGATTCTTGCATTTTGACATTCATCATAGCGCCGTCACTTGAGTTGATTTGATGACTCGTTATTTTCCTTTATCAGGTCATAATAATCCCTGCTGGGGTTCCTCGCAAGCCAGGAATGACCCGTGACGACCTTTTTAATACAAATGCGTCGATTGTTCGAGATCTTGCCGCAGCAGCTGCCGAGGTGGCACCCAAAGCCTTTGTAGCCATTATTTCTAACCCTGTAAACAGCACGGTGCCCATTGCTAGCGAAGTCTTCCAAAAGGCTGGAGTATACGACCCTAACAGAATATTTGGAGTAACAACTCTGGACATTGTTAGGTCAAACACTTTCATCGCTGAAGCTAAGGTAGTCACAGTTACTTATAATCATATTGTGACCTGTAATTCAGGTGTGACTAAGCAAAGAGATAGTCGTAAATGAATAAGCCCTAGGAAATTTCAACTCTCAGAGCTGGTGGTATTGAGGAATCTAAGATTAGATTAGATTATTGTTCATCATTACTGCAGATATGCTGTACGATCAAAATTTTGCACAGTATATAAATGAAAGTTCTCAACTGAGATAGTAGTTACAAACTCACGCACATATTTTAATGGTGTTGGAAAGCAAAGTTCTATTTAATATTGTTCTTTCAGGGTCTAGACCCCTTGAAGACCAACGTTCCCGTGATCGGAGGACACAGTGGAATAACAATTATTCCACTCATTTCCCAAGCAAAACCACAAGTTTCGTTCCCAGATGATCAGCTCAAGGCTTTGACGGAAAGAATTCAGGAAGCTGGAACTGAAGTCGTCAAGGCTAAAGCTGGAACAGGTTCTGCAACTTTGTCCATGGCCTATGCTGGAGCTCGATTTGGAATTGCTCTAATCAAAGCCCTAAATGGAGAACAAAACATAATCGAATGCTCATATGTCAGGTCGAATGTCACCGAAGCCAAATACTTCTCTACACCAATTCTTTTGGGCGTAAggatttcatttaatttctcCTTTCGAGCAGGCTCTGCCGAACCTGTACTGCCATATGCCAATCAACAGCAATGACATTAATGATTCAAcgttatttttcagaaaaatggTGTCGAAAAGAACTTGGGTCTTGGTAAACTCAGCAGTTTTGAATCAAAGCTTCTAGAAGCCGCGATCCCAGaactaaagaaaaatattcagaagGGTGAAGATTTCGTGAACAAGAAGTGAAGTCACTGATGTGCATGACTTAAATCTTGTCGAGGAGAAATCAGAAGATTTCAATAGATAACGAGTCGTTGATACGCTATACTCATTCTAAACGCGTATACTTCAACTACAAGGATGTCATCACAGCATTTAATTTAGAGAAAATGCCACGTCTACTCAAAATGTTATactattataattaaattaaagaaaacaatTCCAAAATCATGCTTTTTTTCGTGTCTTGTATCATACCTCTAACGTTACCTGCCGTCTCAGAATATACAATCAGAGTCACAGTATTATCAGCCAACTATGCTACAGActacaatttcatttttaaatccaTTCTAAGTTCCCCACActttgtaattcttttttctgtcaCACTGGAAATTCCTCACAACTGTCAATACAATCGTGATGACATCCATCAACGGTTTTCAGAATCCAACCATTTCAAATATCATTCCAATAACATTACCTGAAAAAAAAGCTATCAAAACATTGAAAGTATAGCGAACTTCGGGACTTTATACaatgtcaaaaaaatattggcaGTCAACATCTGAACGCAAACGGTTGCAGTAAGAATATTTTAATTGGTTGTAAAAATGTAATCATATGTAATAGTTGAGCAAGTAATCACTGTTCGGCTGGATTTAAACAAATTATCCGAgaaatctgcaagcaaaatatcCGGTGTGTGACAGACTCTCCATAAACAAAATTGGAGGTCAAGGTAAATTAATTTGTACGGCAACTCTTACCATGGGTGATTTTGTAGTTAAGATCTTGTTGGAAGGCTTGTCAACCTAAATAAATCCTTTAGTATTGGAGCTATTCTCCATCAAAACTCActagtttgaaaatataacaagTATTTTACAAACAATTAAAACCGACCACAAGTGAAAGGAGTAGTTAAAATGACAAGAGGTAAAAATCAAAGACGTAACCGTCGCAAGCAAGATGGACAAGAAGCAATTGATCGCTCATTCACCGATCCTCTCAGTTCCATAATGGATAAATCGAATGAGAGTATAGAAACTGATGATCTTGattcaactttgaaaataGATCAGGAAACCTTTGATCCAAATCTCCGTACACCAGAAGCTGTATTGGCCAATCCACGGAGTCAAACTGACACTTTACATTACAAAGATCTCAGTCCAGAGGTGATTGCAAAAATTCCTAAGATTAAGTTTGATATTGATGTGCCAGATTGTGATACCGAACAAATTGAACCAATAGTTACAAATACAACACTAGAAATAAGCTTGGAACATGTGCAATTGGATAAGCATGAATTTGAAGTTACTCCACCAAAATTTGAGCGGGTTCAAGATGAAGCGTTGGATGAAAACTTGaatcattatttattgaacAAAACTATATCTATTAATGATGCAACGAACCTCGGATCCACAATGGAACTCAACAGGGGGATCAACAAATATTGCAACACTGCTGCTAGTTCTTCAACATATGACATGCCTCTTACCACCTTCAGAGACACCGACGATcctgagaaaaattatcaatgcCAAATGGAGAATTACAAAAGCAAACAGTTCAAGTGTGAATTCCATGATCTTGAAGGAAGTCTTTCGTTTGGATCAAAAGACTGGGTGAATCAGTCAACGAGTAGATATTTTACATTCGACGGCATGcagatgcaaaaatttttgacaacTCATGAAACCTCCCTTGCAGAAAATGTGAATTGGTATGGAACGAAACAAATAGTCCCGAGTTTggaacaattaaaaattttgaaaacttatTCTGAGCCCAGAATGCTGCCACCTAAATATCTGCatgaagaaattaaaagtACCACTATGAATGGCTAttttgataatgaaaatacatCCCACCTAATAAACAAAGATaccgacgaagaaaataatgcTTCTCGGAGCAGCTCACCTCCAGCCAAAAGAAGCCGTACTGCGCTGAGATTTGAGAGTGAGACATATGAAAAATCAACTTCGTCAATATCAAGACCtccgtttttcaatttcccaaACAAGGGTGAAATTTCTCCCATAGAAGATGAAGACAAATTAGCCCCACCTTTGACAACATGTTGGGCTAGCTGCTCTGCTTCACCCATATCTGTTGAATTGCCAACTGTTTCAGATTCGGACGGAAAATCCTCAAGAGTGGAGGTAAGACTGGAAAAATTCTGGCATGTAGTCATGTAGACTTGGCCTAATTCATCTACGTTCATAACAGATCGATACGCagactttgaattttgaacaTCCCAACATAAGTCCAACACATTACTTTCACTTGTCAAAAGCACTGCCTGTGCCGATAGAAGTTTCAAAACAAAGTTTTCGAAAGGCTACTGAATTCTGCTCCTGGTTggcaaagaaaatttttgaactacTAAGAAAGGTAGACATACTCAATGATTTGTTACCCAGACATTACTATTGAATTATACGAATTATGAACTACCATTTCTATTTCAAGGGATACGTGTGGCTCCATGGGACACTTTTAATAAAGTTTCAAAAACCTGCCCAAGAACCTGACCTATTGGTCAAGGAGCTTACTCAATTGGTTACCGCTATACGGCGCGAAAATGAACAAACAGTATTGATACTAAGCGAGAAGGTATCACATCTCTCAGAAGAGTTGCTTCAGGTACTCTGTTCGAGTTTTTAAATTGAATACTTACAGGGATACTAAGAAGAcatgaaaattccaaaacgTCTTATGGTCCATAGAAGGGGCTATAGTTACCAATGTGTGTCACACTAATTGCTCTTTGTAAACTTGGTTTATCAGATGGATACAATTGTTACAGGTCCGTGTACGGAACGAAGTAGCTTTGTCAGCTCTGACAACAGAAGTTGCTGGGATGCGCAAAGCCAGTACCAGTCTTCTACAAAACAATACAGTTTTAACGGAGCAATTAAAATCGCTGCATGACACACTTAATAACACACAATCAGAATCATGTACGCCACCTcctccgccaccgccaccacctcctcctcctcctcctcctccaatGCTATTACAACCCACTACTCCAACCACATCAAATAGCATTAGGAGTGTGAGAACGCCAAGTAGAAAGTGCTCTACTCCGTTGCAACAAGCTAGACCTGCAATTACAGTTGAAGATCTACTGAAAGTCACTTTGAAAAAGGCACCCCAAAAAATGAAGGTAAGgtttaatattttcaagagATATTCCTACCAAGACTTCTATACCCAAATTCCTAGCTGATAATTTGTCGATATTACTGTATAGGAAAACAAAGCAAATACTCCCGGAGTGCCAAAAGGTCCAGTGGTATCATTGGATATGCTGCGTAGCGTGAAGCTGAGATCGGCAAGGCGTAGATCAGCCGAACAGAATCTAAGATCGCCAAGAAGCACATCACTATCCGTGAGATCTCGTCCTTCTACATCCCTAAACTTATCTCCGATTACGGCAAAGAGAGAAAGCTCGTTAGGACGAATCCTGAGACAAGTCGATACCAATAGACGTGGAGCAAAGCGGGCTTTGTCCAGTCCCACACCTAGCCAAACAGAATTATCAAAAGACAGTCCTCTTACTTTCAGCATAGCAAGACAAAGCAAGTCCCACACTTCGATGGTATAGCTATTATGGATTGACTCTGTAATTCATCGGATACAGTGATCAGATCAAACTAGCAAATACAAGAAAGTATGAACATGCATGATACCTGGACAAAGAATCCAGTGACTTAGTTCTGTTCGCTCGACTGAActagataaatttattttatcgtttggACAAGGGCTCATGCTAGGTCCATCGTTacgaaatatttatgaaatataattagcccataaaaatttaaatgtaaaataaaaaaggaaagaaaatattcatcccCCAGAAAATACTATTACCAGCACCGAATTTGATAGTTTTTTCAACGGAACAAAACtctcaaaaaaataatgattttataTTTGTGCTTATTGCGCATAGATTTTAATGATTAGCTGAACCCATTCGGCAATAATATATCAATAGCTGTCATGTAAATTgtaggggaaaaaatataatataaatacctCAATTTCAATCCACTCTAGTAATGTTGATTGATCCGGACAAGACGGCATTAGCGAATGAATCGTAACTAAAATTGTACGTGTTCTCGAAATCACGAAGCAATGACTCGGAAGTGTGGGTGAATGACGAAACCAGGTAAAAGTCAATGGTGAGGAACGACAGGAAACAGaccaaatgaagaaaaatcatgcTCATTCACACAAGATTCACACCTTAAATCAAGGACCGAGATCTACGCCGTCGTACATTGTAGGCTCAATGGTAATTTTACTATATCTGGTAGTTGATATAATTTTGTTGAGGCCATGAGTTCATAACGGTAAGAAAGT contains:
- the LOC105692302 gene encoding malate dehydrogenase, mitochondrial, with protein sequence MFPRLIKPTAALVQQSTKQLSTSSQRNAKVAVMGASGGIGQPLSLLLKQSPLVTELSLYDIVNTPGVAADLSHIETPAKVKAFNGPDQLKDSLRGAQVIIIPAGVPRKPGMTRDDLFNTNASIVRDLAAAAAEVAPKAFVAIISNPVNSTVPIASEVFQKAGVYDPNRIFGVTTLDIVRSNTFIAEAKGLDPLKTNVPVIGGHSGITIIPLISQAKPQVSFPDDQLKALTERIQEAGTEVVKAKAGTGSATLSMAYAGARFGIALIKALNGEQNIIECSYVRSNVTEAKYFSTPILLGKNGVEKNLGLGKLSSFESKLLEAAIPELKKNIQKGEDFVNKK
- the LOC105692299 gene encoding uncharacterized protein LOC105692299, producing MTRGKNQRRNRRKQDGQEAIDRSFTDPLSSIMDKSNESIETDDLDSTLKIDQETFDPNLRTPEAVLANPRSQTDTLHYKDLSPEVIAKIPKIKFDIDVPDCDTEQIEPIVTNTTLEISLEHVQLDKHEFEVTPPKFERVQDEALDENLNHYLLNKTISINDATNLGSTMELNRGINKYCNTAASSSTYDMPLTTFRDTDDPEKNYQCQMENYKSKQFKCEFHDLEGSLSFGSKDWVNQSTSRYFTFDGMQMQKFLTTHETSLAENVNWYGTKQIVPSLEQLKILKTYSEPRMLPPKYLHEEIKSTTMNGYFDNENTSHLINKDTDEENNASRSSSPPAKRSRTALRFESETYEKSTSSISRPPFFNFPNKGEISPIEDEDKLAPPLTTCWASCSASPISVELPTVSDSDGKSSRVEIDTQTLNFEHPNISPTHYFHLSKALPVPIEVSKQSFRKATEFCSWLAKKIFELLRKGYVWLHGTLLIKFQKPAQEPDLLVKELTQLVTAIRRENEQTVLILSEKVSHLSEELLQVRVRNEVALSALTTEVAGMRKASTSLLQNNTVLTEQLKSLHDTLNNTQSESCTPPPPPPPPPPPPPPPPMLLQPTTPTTSNSIRSVRTPSRKCSTPLQQARPAITVEDLLKVTLKKAPQKMKENKANTPGVPKGPVVSLDMLRSVKLRSARRRSAEQNLRSPRSTSLSVRSRPSTSLNLSPITAKRESSLGRILRQVDTNRRGAKRALSSPTPSQTELSKDSPLTFSIARQSKSHTSMV